The Halomonas sp. THAF5a genome segment CTGGCGAGGACCTTGCCACCATCCGGCGAGATGATCTGCGCGTAGATGTGGCGGGGGGTACGATTGACGCACAGGCGATACACGCCCAGCTCGCGGATCTTGGCGCGAGCGCGGCGGGCACGACGGAGACGAGATTCTTTCTTCGCGTTCATAACCCTGCCTTACTTCTTCTTGGCTTCTTTGCGACGCACCTGCTCGTCGGCGTACCGGACACCCTTGCCCTTGTAGGGCTCGGGCGGACGGAAGGCGCGGATTTCCGCGGCACACTGGCCGAGCGCCTGCTTGTCCGCGCTCTTGAGCACGATGACGGTGTTCTTCGGCGTTTCCGCCGTGACACCTTCAGGCAGCTGGTAGTCGACCGGGTGCGAGAAGCCCAGTGTAAGATTGAGCGTCTGGCCCTTGGCCTGGGCACGATAACCGACGCCGATGATTTCGAGGGTCTTGGTGAAGCCCTCGCTGACACCGGTGACCAGGTTCTGGACCAGGGCACGGGTGGTGCCGACCATTGCCCAGCTCTTGGCGCTTTCGCTCGGCTGGAAGGTCAGCTGTCCCTCTTCCTGAGCGATCACCACGTCGGGGTGAACGCTCATGGACAGGGTGCCCTGGCTGCCCTTGACGGACAGCTGGTCACCGTCGAGCTTGAACTCGACGCCTGCGGGCAGTTTGACCGGATATTTGGCTACGCGGGACATTCCAAACTCCTAGAATACGGTGCAGATGACTTCGCCACCGACACCCGCCTGACGAGCCGCGCGATCGGTCATCACCCCCTTGGAGGTGGTGACGATGGCGACGCCCAGACCTTCGGCGACCTTCGGCAGCGCGTCCTTGCCCTTGTACTGGCGCAGGGACGGCTTGGAAACCCGCTGCAGGTGCTCGATGACCGGCTTACCCTCGAAGTACTTGAGGGTCACGGTCAGTTCGGGCTTGGCGGACTCGCTGACGGCGAAATCGCCGATGTAGCCCTCTTCTTTCAGCACGCGGGCCACCTCGACCTTCAGCTTGGAGGACGGCATGGAAACCGTCTCCTTGGTGGCCATCTGCGCATTGCGGATACGGGTGAACATATCCGCCAGAGTGTCTTGCATGCTCATTTACGTTGCGCTCCTGATGATTCTACGTGGCGTTACCAGCTGGACTTCTTGAGTCCGGGCACATCGCCACGCATGGCGGCTTCACGCAGCTTGTTGCGGCCGAGGCCGAACTTGTTGTAGTAGCCGTGCGGACGGCCGGTGACACGGCAGCGGTTGCGCTGACGCACCGGGCTGGAGTCACGCGGCAGCTGCTGCAGCTTGAGCTGCGCGTCGAAGCGCTCTTCGTCAGAAGCGTTCACGTCCTGGATGAGCGCCTTGAGCTCGGCACGCTTGGCGGCGTACTTCTCCACCAGCTTCGTGCGCTTCGCTTCACGCTCTACCATGCTTTTCTTTGCCATGATCCCACCCTTATTTCTTGAACGGGAAGTTCAGCGCGCCGAGCAGCGCACGACCTTCTTCATCGGTGTTGGCGGTGGTGGTGATGGTGACATCCAGACCACGGATCCGATCGATCTTATCATACTCGATCTCCGGGAAGATGATCTGCTCACGCACCCCCATGGAGTAGTTGCCACGACCGTCGAAGGACTTCGGGTTGAGACCACGGAAGTCACGAACGCGGGGAATCGCGATGTTCACCAGGCGATCGAGGAAGTCCCACATGCGCTCGGAGCGCAGGGTCACCTTGATCCCGATCGGCCAGCCCTCGCGGACCTTGAAGCCCGCAATGGACTTGCGTGCCTTGGTGACCAGCGGCTTCTGACCGGAGAGTTTCTCCAGGTCGCCGATGGCGTTGTCGATCAGCTTCTTGTCGCTGGTCGCCTCGCCGATCCCCATGTTCAGGGTCACCTTGGTGACCCGGGGTACCTGCATCACGTTGGCGTAGCTGAACTGCTCTTGGAGTTTAGCCACCACCTCGTTCTGATAACGTTCTTTCAAGTTCGCCATTTTGCTATCCGACTCGCGTTAGGCGTCGATCTGCGACTGCGTCGACTTGTAGATACGTACCTTGGTACCGTCTTCCTGAACCTGGAAACCGACGCGGTCTGCCTTGCCGGTCTCCTGGTTGAAGATGGCCACGTTGGACGCGTGAATCGATGCCTCGCGCTCGACGATACCGCCCTGGTTGCCCGCCATCGGGTTGGGCTTGGTGTGACGCTTGATCATGTTCACACCGGACACCACGAAGCGGTTATCGAGAACCCGCTTCACGGTGCCGCGCTTGCCCTTGTCCTTGCCGGCGATGACGATCACTTCATCGTCACGTTTGATCTTTTGCATATCCGCCTCGCTCCTTACAGCACTTCAGGCGCCAAGGAAATGATCTTCATGAACTTCTCGTTGCGAAGTTCACGCGTCACCGGCCCGAAGATACGGGTACCGATCGGCTGATCGTTGGTGTTGTTCAACAACACAGCCGCATTTCCATCGAAGCGGATCAGCGAGCCGTCGTTACGACGGACGCCACTACGGGTGCGAACCACCACCGCTTTGAGGACCTGGCCCTTCTTGACCTTGCCACGCGGAATGGCTTCCTTCACCGTGACCTTGATGACGTCGCCGACATGCGCGTAGCGGCGGTGAGAACCGCCCAGCACCTTGATGCACTGCACCCGGCGCGCTCCGCTGTTGTCAGCGACATCCAGCATTGTCTGAGTCTGAATCATCGGTTTTCTCCAAACCTAATCTGACTGCACGGGATCGATCGGCCTTGGCCGATCAACCCTTGGCCTGTTCGACGACTTCGACCAGGGTCCAGGACTTGTTCTTCGACAGCGGACGGCACTCTTCGATGGAGACCGTGTCGCCGGCCTTGGCCTGGTTCGACTCGTCGTGGGCGTGCAGCTTGGTGGAGCGCTTGACATATTTGCCGTAGATCGGGTGGCGCTCACGACGCTCGATCATGACAACGATGGACTTGTCCATCTTGTCGCTCACCACCTTGCCGGTGAGCGTACGGGCTTTCTTTTCTACGACCATCTCAGTCACCTGCCTTCTCGTTGAGCACAGTCTTCACGCGGGCGATATCCCGACGAACCTGCTTGAGCAGATGAGTCTGGCTCAGCTGACCGGTGGCCTTCTGCATGCGCAGGTTGAACTGCTCGCGGAGGAGTTCGAAAAGCTGCTCCTGGAGCTGCTCTGCGGACTTTTCACGAATTTCCTGGGCTTTCATCACATCACCGTCCGTTTCACAAAGGTGGTGGAGACCGGGAACTTCTGGGCGGCCAGGGCGAATGCCTCGCGAGCCAGCTCCTCGGAAACGCCTTCGATCTCGTACAGGACCCGACCCGGCTGGATCTGGGCGACCCAGTACTCGACGGAGCCCTTACCCTTACCCATCCGGACTTCCAGCGGCTTCTTGGAAATCGGCTTGTCGGGGAAGACACGGATCCAGATCTTGCCGCCACGCTTGACGTGACGCGTGATGGCACGACGGCCGGCTTCGATCTGACGGGCGGTGACGCGACCCCGGCCAGTGGCCTTGAGGCCGTACTCGCCGAAGCTCACCTTGCTTCCGCGATGCGCCAGGCCACGGTTGCGGCCCTTCTGCACCTTGCGGAACTTCATACGCTTGGGTTGTAACATCGACTCGCTCTCCCCTTACCTGGAACCTTTCTTCTTGGAGGGTGCGGCCTGCGGCTGCTTCGCCTTGGCACGGACCTCCTCGATGCCCCCGAGGATTTCACCCTTGAAGACCCAGACCTTGACACCGATGATGCCGTAGGTGGTCTTGGCCTCGTAGGTGGCGTAGTCGATGTCCGCGCGCAGGGTGTGCAGCGGGACGCGACCTTCGCGGTACCACTCGGTGCGGGCGATTTCCGCGCCGCCGAGGCGACCGGAGAGCTGCACCTTGATGCCGCCGGCGCCCAGACGCATGGCGTTCTGCACGGCACGCTTCATGGCACGACGGAACATCACGCGGCGCTCGAGCTGGCCGGCGATGTTCTGCGCGACGAGCTGGGCGTCGAGTTCCGGCTTGCGGACTTCCTCGATGTTGACGTGCACCGGCACGCCCATCATCTGGGTGACGTCGCGACGCAGGCGATCGACGTCCTCGCCCTTCTTGCCGATCACGATGCCCGGGCGGGCAGTGTGAATGGTGATGCGGGCGTTGTTGGCCGGGCGCTCGATGGTGATCTTGCTCACGGAGGCGTTCTTCAGACGCTCTTCCAGGAAGCGACGCACCTCGAGATCGCTGTTCAGCTTGTCGGCGTAAGCGCCGCGCTCGGCATACCACACCGAGGTATGGTCTTTGACGATACCCAGGCGAATGCCTGTTGGATTGACTTTCTGACCCATCTGGTCGACTCCTACTTCTCGGCTACCTTGACGGTGATGTGGCAAGTGCGCTTCAGAATGCGATCCGCACGGCCCTTGGCGCGCGGACGGATGCGCTTGAGCGTCATGCCCTCATCGACGCAGATGGTCGAGACACGCAGCTCGTCGATATCCATGCCGTTGTTTTCTTCCGCATTCGCGATGGCGGACTGCAGCACCTTCTTGACCAGCTTCGCGGCCTTCTTCGGGGAGAAGGTCAGCAGGTCGAGCGCCTCGGCGACCGGCTTATCGCGCACCTGGTCAGCCACCAAACGGGCCTTCTGGGCGGATAAACGAGCGCCACGCAGCTTTGCTGTGACTTCCATCTCTCAATCCTCTCTGGCTTACCGTTTGGCTTTCTTGTCCGCCGCGTGACCGCGATAAAGGCGGGTAGCAGCGAATTCGCCCAGCTTGTGGCCAACCATTTCCTCGGAGACGTGCACCGGGACGTGTTGGCGACCGTTATGGACAGCAATGGTGAGCCCGACCATGTTGGGCAGGATCATGGAGCGACGCGACCAGGTCTTGATCGGTTTGCGGTCGCCCTTCTCCACTGCAGTCTCAACCTTCTTCAGCAGATGAAGGTCAATAAAAGGACCTTTCTTCAGTGAACGTGGCACAGCCGTTACCTCTTAATGTCTTGGCGTTGGATCTTATTTCCGGGCCTTGCGGCGACGGACGATCAGCTTGTCGGTGCGCTTGTTCTTGCGGGTCTTGTGGCCCTTGGTGGGGATACCCCACGGAGACACCGGGTGACGACCACCGCTGGTGCGGCCTTCACCGCCACCGTGCGGGTGATCCACCGGGTTCATGGCCACGCCGCGAACGGTCGGACGCACGCCTCTCCAGCGCTTCGCACCGGCCTTGCCAAGTTGACGCAGGCTGTGCTCGGTGTTGCTCACTTCGCCCAGGGTCGCGCGGCACTCGGACAGCACCTTGCGCATCTCGCCGGAGCGCAGACGCAGGGTGGCGTAGTTGCCTTCGCGAGCCACCAGCTGGGCGCTGGTACCGGCGCTGCGAGCGATCTGGGCGCCCTTGCCGGGCTTGAGCTCGATGCAGTGCACGGTGGAACCCAGCGGGACGTTGCGCAGCGGCAGCGCGTTGCCCTTCTTGATGGGCGCGTTGACGCCGGACTCGAGACGATCGCCAGCGCTCACGCCGCGCGGGGCGATGATGTAGCGACGCTCGCCGTCCATGTACTTCAGCAGCGCGATGTGAGCGCTACGGTTCGGGTCATGCTCCAGGCGCTCGACCACGGCCGGGATGCCGTCCTTGGTGCGCTTGAAGTCGATGATCCGATAGTGGTGACGGTGCCCACCGCCCACGTGGCGGGTGGTGATGCGACCGTAGTTGTTACGGCCACCGGACTTGGACTGCTTCTCGAGCAGCGGCGCGTACGCGCGGCCCTTGTGCAGTTCCTCACCAACGATCTTGACGACGTGGCGACGACCGGCGGATGTGGGTTTAGTCTTGACGATTGCCATGATCCGTACTCCTGCCCTTATTCGGCGCCAGAGAAGTCTTCAAGCGTCTCGCCGGCGGCCAGTGTCACGTACGCCTTGCGATAACCCTTGCGCTGACCCAGACCCTGCGCGGTGCGCTTGGTCTTGCCCTTCATGTTCAGCACCTGAACACGGTCGACCTTCTTGCCGAACAGCTCCTGTACGGCAGCCTTGATCTCGGGCTTGGTCGCGTCGCTTGCCACCTTGAACACGTACTGGTTGCGCTCGGCGGCCATGGCGGCCTTCTCGGTCACGTGCGGACCGAGCAGAACCTTGAATACACGTTCCTGGTTCATGCCAGCTTCTCCTCGAATTTGCGCAGAGCGGAGACGGTGACCAGCACCTTGTCGAAGGCGACCAGGCTCACCGGATCAGCGGCGGCGACGTCCACCACATCCACGTTCGGGATGTTGCGGGCGGCGAGGTACAGGTTCTCGTCGACCTCTTCGGTCACGATCAGCGCCTTCTCCAGCCCCAGCTCCTCGAGCTTGGCGACCAGCTGCTTGGTCTTGGGCGCTTCGACGGCGAAGGCATCGACGGCCACCAGACGCTCCTGACGGACCAGCTCGGAGAGAATCGAGCGCATGGCCGCGCGGTACATCTTGCGGTTGACCTTCTGGGAGTGATCCTGGGGACGCGCCGCGAAGGTCACGCCACCGGCACGCCAGATCGGCGAACGGATGGTGCCGGCACGGGCACGACCGGTGCCCTTCTGGCGCCACGGCTTCTTGCCGCCGCCGCGCACGTCGGAACGGTTCTTCTGGGCACGAGTGCCCTGGCGACCACCGGCCAGGTAGGCGGTGACGACCTGGTGCACCAGGGCCTCATTGAATTCTTTGCCAAAGGTGGCATCGGATACTTCGACAGCACCGGCGCCTGCACCTGCAAGATTCAGATTCATCGGTAAGTTCCCCTTCAGCCTGCTTTGACGGCGCTGCGCACGATGACATCACTGCCGGTAGCGCCAGGCACGGCACCCTTGATCAGCAGCAGATTGCGTTCGGCGTCGACACGGACCACTTCCAGGCTCTGCACGGTGCAGCGAGCGTTGCCCAGCTGGCCGGCCATCTTCTTGCCCTTGAACACGCGGCCGGGGGTCTGGCACATGCCGATAGAACCCGGTGCGCGGTGGGCCAGGGAGTTACCGTGGCTGTTGTCCTGGGTGCGGAAGTTCCAGCGCTTGACGGCGCCCTGGAAGCCCTTGCCCTTGGAGGTGCCGGTCACGTCGATCATCTGACCAGCTTCGAAGAGGGATACGGTGAGTTCGCCGCCCACTTCCGGAGCCTCGTCGCCTTCTGCCAGGCGGAACTCCATCAGCGAACGACCGGCCTCGACACCTGCCTTGGCGAACTGCCCGGCCTGGGCTTTCGACAGATGCTTGGCCTTGCGGGAGCCGGCTGTCACCTGAACCGCGGCATAGCCGTCGGAC includes the following:
- the rpsS gene encoding 30S ribosomal protein S19; this encodes MPRSLKKGPFIDLHLLKKVETAVEKGDRKPIKTWSRRSMILPNMVGLTIAVHNGRQHVPVHVSEEMVGHKLGEFAATRLYRGHAADKKAKR
- the rplF gene encoding 50S ribosomal protein L6, producing MSRVAKYPVKLPAGVEFKLDGDQLSVKGSQGTLSMSVHPDVVIAQEEGQLTFQPSESAKSWAMVGTTRALVQNLVTGVSEGFTKTLEIIGVGYRAQAKGQTLNLTLGFSHPVDYQLPEGVTAETPKNTVIVLKSADKQALGQCAAEIRAFRPPEPYKGKGVRYADEQVRRKEAKKK
- the rplX gene encoding 50S ribosomal protein L24 — encoded protein: MQKIKRDDEVIVIAGKDKGKRGTVKRVLDNRFVVSGVNMIKRHTKPNPMAGNQGGIVEREASIHASNVAIFNQETGKADRVGFQVQEDGTKVRIYKSTQSQIDA
- the rpmC gene encoding 50S ribosomal protein L29, whose amino-acid sequence is MKAQEIREKSAEQLQEQLFELLREQFNLRMQKATGQLSQTHLLKQVRRDIARVKTVLNEKAGD
- the rplW gene encoding 50S ribosomal protein L23, with the translated sequence MNQERVFKVLLGPHVTEKAAMAAERNQYVFKVASDATKPEIKAAVQELFGKKVDRVQVLNMKGKTKRTAQGLGQRKGYRKAYVTLAAGETLEDFSGAE
- the rplP gene encoding 50S ribosomal protein L16; this encodes MLQPKRMKFRKVQKGRNRGLAHRGSKVSFGEYGLKATGRGRVTARQIEAGRRAITRHVKRGGKIWIRVFPDKPISKKPLEVRMGKGKGSVEYWVAQIQPGRVLYEIEGVSEELAREAFALAAQKFPVSTTFVKRTVM
- the rpsQ gene encoding 30S ribosomal protein S17; translated protein: MVVEKKARTLTGKVVSDKMDKSIVVMIERRERHPIYGKYVKRSTKLHAHDESNQAKAGDTVSIEECRPLSKNKSWTLVEVVEQAKG
- the rplV gene encoding 50S ribosomal protein L22, with product MEVTAKLRGARLSAQKARLVADQVRDKPVAEALDLLTFSPKKAAKLVKKVLQSAIANAEENNGMDIDELRVSTICVDEGMTLKRIRPRAKGRADRILKRTCHITVKVAEK
- the rplN gene encoding 50S ribosomal protein L14 yields the protein MIQTQTMLDVADNSGARRVQCIKVLGGSHRRYAHVGDVIKVTVKEAIPRGKVKKGQVLKAVVVRTRSGVRRNDGSLIRFDGNAAVLLNNTNDQPIGTRIFGPVTRELRNEKFMKIISLAPEVL
- the rpsN gene encoding 30S ribosomal protein S14, which translates into the protein MAKKSMVEREAKRTKLVEKYAAKRAELKALIQDVNASDEERFDAQLKLQQLPRDSSPVRQRNRCRVTGRPHGYYNKFGLGRNKLREAAMRGDVPGLKKSSW
- the rplE gene encoding 50S ribosomal protein L5 encodes the protein MANLKERYQNEVVAKLQEQFSYANVMQVPRVTKVTLNMGIGEATSDKKLIDNAIGDLEKLSGQKPLVTKARKSIAGFKVREGWPIGIKVTLRSERMWDFLDRLVNIAIPRVRDFRGLNPKSFDGRGNYSMGVREQIIFPEIEYDKIDRIRGLDVTITTTANTDEEGRALLGALNFPFKK
- the rplD gene encoding 50S ribosomal protein L4; this translates as MNLNLAGAGAGAVEVSDATFGKEFNEALVHQVVTAYLAGGRQGTRAQKNRSDVRGGGKKPWRQKGTGRARAGTIRSPIWRAGGVTFAARPQDHSQKVNRKMYRAAMRSILSELVRQERLVAVDAFAVEAPKTKQLVAKLEELGLEKALIVTEEVDENLYLAARNIPNVDVVDVAAADPVSLVAFDKVLVTVSALRKFEEKLA
- the rpsH gene encoding 30S ribosomal protein S8; the encoded protein is MSMQDTLADMFTRIRNAQMATKETVSMPSSKLKVEVARVLKEEGYIGDFAVSESAKPELTVTLKYFEGKPVIEHLQRVSKPSLRQYKGKDALPKVAEGLGVAIVTTSKGVMTDRAARQAGVGGEVICTVF
- the rplB gene encoding 50S ribosomal protein L2; its protein translation is MAIVKTKPTSAGRRHVVKIVGEELHKGRAYAPLLEKQSKSGGRNNYGRITTRHVGGGHRHHYRIIDFKRTKDGIPAVVERLEHDPNRSAHIALLKYMDGERRYIIAPRGVSAGDRLESGVNAPIKKGNALPLRNVPLGSTVHCIELKPGKGAQIARSAGTSAQLVAREGNYATLRLRSGEMRKVLSECRATLGEVSNTEHSLRQLGKAGAKRWRGVRPTVRGVAMNPVDHPHGGGEGRTSGGRHPVSPWGIPTKGHKTRKNKRTDKLIVRRRKARK
- the rpsC gene encoding 30S ribosomal protein S3 gives rise to the protein MGQKVNPTGIRLGIVKDHTSVWYAERGAYADKLNSDLEVRRFLEERLKNASVSKITIERPANNARITIHTARPGIVIGKKGEDVDRLRRDVTQMMGVPVHVNIEEVRKPELDAQLVAQNIAGQLERRVMFRRAMKRAVQNAMRLGAGGIKVQLSGRLGGAEIARTEWYREGRVPLHTLRADIDYATYEAKTTYGIIGVKVWVFKGEILGGIEEVRAKAKQPQAAPSKKKGSR
- the rplC gene encoding 50S ribosomal protein L3, coding for MTIGLVGRKAGMTRVFTEDGASVPVTVIEVEPNRVTRVKSVESDGYAAVQVTAGSRKAKHLSKAQAGQFAKAGVEAGRSLMEFRLAEGDEAPEVGGELTVSLFEAGQMIDVTGTSKGKGFQGAVKRWNFRTQDNSHGNSLAHRAPGSIGMCQTPGRVFKGKKMAGQLGNARCTVQSLEVVRVDAERNLLLIKGAVPGATGSDVIVRSAVKAG